The proteins below come from a single Magallana gigas chromosome 10, xbMagGiga1.1, whole genome shotgun sequence genomic window:
- the LOC105348399 gene encoding RISC-loading complex subunit tarbp2 (The sequence of the model RefSeq protein was modified relative to this genomic sequence to represent the inferred CDS: added 7 bases not found in genome assembly): MALIPPGKTPISFLQEISTKRGITPQYDLLANEGAVHEPVFIMRVTVGDVIATGKGTSKKKAKHGAALAALQHILGLAETQTQEQQVPPEQGQQQSGNSMEADVPGNPVGELQEFTQKKLIKPPIYEFGNEEGPPHNREFVCTVKLGKFTEKGTGRSKKTAKRSAASAMLVHIKNITQDGEEETKIEESEEEDEIPLNASEIRASYTALKEGKVKLPIPSPQQNKEIQQFYQKIKNNHKIKNSKLTAPATNYCQMLQEISEVQRFEVSYMDIAEISTKGQRQCLVQLSTLPVAVCHGTGQTVDEAHAHAAHNALQYLKLMTKTK; the protein is encoded by the exons ATGGCACTGATTCCTCCTGGCAAAACCCCCATTAGTTTCCTGCAGGAAATAAGCACCAAAAGGGGCATAACTCCGCAGTATGACCTGCTGGCTAATGAGGGTGCTGTGCATGAACCTGTGTTTATCATGAGAGTGACTGTCGGGGATGTGATAGCCACAGGAAAAG GAACCAGTAAGAAGAAGGCCAAGCATGGAGCTGCCTTGGCTGCCCTCCAACACATCCTGGGACTGGCCGAGACTCAGACACAAGAACAGCAGGTGCCCCCCGAGCAGGGACA GCAGCAATCAGGTAACTCCATGGAGGCAGATGTACCAGGGAACCCCGTGGGAGAGCTACAAGAGTTCACCCAGAAGAAACTGATCAAGCCCCCCATCTATGAGTTCGGGAACGAGGAGGGTCCCCCACACAATCGAGAGTTTGTGTGTACAGTCAAACTGGGAAAATTCACAGAGAAAG gcaCTGGAAGATCAAAGAAGACAGCGAAGCGATCAGCCGCCAGCGCCATGCTGGTTCACATCAAGAACATCACCCAGGACGGGGAGGAAGAGACGAAGATCGAGGAATCAGAGGAGGAGGACGAAATCCCACTG aATGCGTCGGAAATCCGTGCATCCTACACAGCCTTGAAGGAAGGAAAGGTCAAACTTCCTATTCCTAGTCCGCAGCAGAATAAGGAAATCCAGCAATTCtatcagaaaattaaaaacaaccaTAAGATCAAGAACAGTAAGCTCACGGCGCCGGCCACCAACTACTGCCAAATGTTACAGGAGATCTCGGAGGTCCAGAGGTTTGAAGTTAGCTACATGGACATCGCTGAAATCAGCACTAAAG gTCAAAGGCAGTGTTTGGTCCAGCTCTCCACATTACCAGTGGCAGTGTGTCATGGTACAGGGCAAACAGTGGACGAAGCTCATGCACATGCAGCCCATAATGCATTGCAGTATTTAAAACTCATGACAAAGAC